One window of Novosphingobium sp. P6W genomic DNA carries:
- the addB gene encoding double-strand break repair protein AddB yields the protein MPERAPIGKGGPKVYSIAAHRGFADALVAGLVPRYTQGELGLARLTLLLPSRRTVRTMTEAFVRHSGTGLLLPRMVVVGDLDLDDTLGPLLDPLGAADIPPAADPTRRWLRLAHYLREVEGDAAGKGAALLRRAWEIGRTMDRLLAEGIAPIDLLSDRVIGIVGEMAGHWTDNTRTFLMVQQHWIAELAARGEIDAPERRNRLFDHAAARWAQSPPAWPVVAAGVTGASPALAKLLRVVSEMEQGSVVLPDLDLSLDAEVWDELGTAGNPAQYDDPPFGRGDAVTHPQYHLKLLLNRMDLRRDEVQAWHRSGPAAAPPERRRVISNLFLPPRASAAWVDLPAEHRRLSGVRLMESTHPGEEAQAIAVLMREALETPERRVALISPDRGLAARVVAHLERWGIAADDTAGRPLPQTAAGRLMLLLAEVVAEQAAPVPLIALLVHPLAGAGERRPRWLESARRLDLALRGPRPGVGLAPVAAKAQAAKLGDWWAEVETLLTPLFALTDAEPLEKLLGMLADAAEALCGETVWSGADGRALGAFVEELRDAAGAAGTLLDPRELHAVLRDAMDRASVRPPWGGHPRVSIYGLLEARMSRADLVICGGLVEGVWPASPAQDSLLPPAVLRSLGVPGADFRIGLAAHDLAAALGAPEVVLSWAQRDEGGPVIPSRFVLRVRAMLGDQLGRHLESDALRLARLIDDAASVPPHPRPEPSPSAEQRRVDLSVTGLDRLRGDPYQFYASAILALRTLDGLDAEPSAAWKGEVAHLIMELWHRAGEPEGGLHAIAQDVLTQQNAHPLMRVLWWPRLSAALETFERKIIAAKAAGREVLAVEAWGDMQHRDIRIHGRADRLDRAEDGSLAVVDYKTGQPPTGRRVEEGFALQLGLVALIAEAGGFEGVSGKANAFEYWSMAKAKDGSMGYEFEPVLEGRKKSGIPREDFLPETMRYLDDALDRWILGDEAFIARLNPELGSYADYDQLMRLDEWITTLGGSTAQGGENAA from the coding sequence GTGCCTGAGAGGGCGCCCATCGGTAAAGGTGGCCCTAAAGTCTACTCGATTGCTGCACATCGCGGATTTGCCGATGCCTTGGTAGCGGGCCTCGTGCCGCGTTACACGCAAGGCGAACTCGGTCTCGCGCGGCTGACGCTGCTGCTGCCGAGCCGCCGCACGGTGCGCACGATGACCGAGGCGTTCGTGCGCCACTCCGGCACCGGCCTGCTGCTGCCGCGCATGGTGGTGGTGGGCGATCTCGATCTGGACGATACGCTTGGCCCTCTGCTCGATCCGCTGGGCGCTGCGGATATTCCGCCCGCTGCGGACCCGACCCGGCGCTGGCTGCGGCTGGCTCACTACTTGCGCGAAGTCGAAGGCGATGCGGCTGGAAAGGGCGCGGCATTGCTGCGCCGTGCCTGGGAAATCGGGCGCACGATGGACCGCCTTCTGGCCGAGGGCATCGCCCCGATCGACCTCCTGTCCGACCGCGTGATCGGCATCGTCGGCGAGATGGCTGGCCACTGGACCGACAATACCCGCACCTTCCTGATGGTGCAGCAGCACTGGATCGCCGAACTCGCCGCGCGCGGGGAAATCGACGCGCCGGAACGCCGCAACCGCCTGTTCGATCACGCCGCAGCGCGCTGGGCGCAAAGCCCGCCTGCGTGGCCCGTGGTGGCAGCGGGCGTGACGGGCGCATCGCCTGCCCTCGCGAAATTGCTGCGGGTAGTGAGTGAGATGGAGCAGGGCAGCGTCGTCCTGCCCGACCTCGACCTGTCACTCGATGCGGAGGTTTGGGACGAACTTGGCACTGCGGGCAATCCGGCTCAGTATGACGACCCGCCGTTCGGCCGCGGCGATGCGGTTACGCACCCGCAGTACCATCTGAAACTGCTGCTGAACCGCATGGATCTGCGGCGCGACGAAGTGCAGGCCTGGCACCGTTCCGGCCCCGCCGCCGCGCCGCCCGAGCGCCGCCGCGTGATCTCCAATCTGTTCCTGCCGCCGCGCGCATCTGCGGCGTGGGTAGATCTTCCTGCCGAACATCGGCGCCTTTCCGGCGTGCGGCTGATGGAAAGCACTCACCCCGGCGAGGAAGCGCAGGCCATCGCGGTGCTGATGCGCGAGGCACTAGAAACGCCCGAGCGCCGTGTCGCCCTGATCTCGCCCGACCGGGGCCTTGCCGCGCGCGTCGTGGCGCATCTGGAACGCTGGGGCATCGCGGCCGACGACACCGCCGGCCGGCCCCTGCCGCAGACCGCCGCCGGACGGCTCATGTTGCTGCTGGCGGAAGTGGTGGCCGAGCAGGCCGCGCCGGTCCCGTTGATCGCGCTCCTGGTCCATCCACTGGCGGGCGCAGGCGAACGCCGCCCGCGTTGGCTGGAAAGTGCGCGGCGGCTGGACCTTGCTTTGCGGGGGCCGCGCCCCGGTGTCGGCCTCGCGCCGGTTGCCGCCAAAGCGCAGGCGGCCAAGCTGGGCGACTGGTGGGCCGAGGTGGAGACGCTGCTGACCCCGCTGTTCGCGCTGACCGATGCCGAGCCGCTGGAAAAGCTGCTCGGCATGCTGGCCGATGCTGCGGAGGCACTGTGCGGCGAAACGGTGTGGAGCGGGGCGGATGGCCGCGCATTGGGCGCTTTCGTCGAAGAACTGCGCGATGCCGCTGGGGCTGCGGGAACGCTGCTCGACCCGCGCGAACTTCACGCTGTGCTGCGCGATGCGATGGACCGCGCCTCGGTGCGTCCACCTTGGGGCGGGCACCCGCGCGTCTCGATCTACGGCCTGCTCGAAGCGCGCATGAGCCGCGCCGATCTCGTCATTTGCGGCGGGCTTGTCGAAGGTGTCTGGCCGGCCAGCCCGGCGCAGGATTCGCTGCTGCCGCCGGCCGTGCTGCGCTCCCTTGGAGTGCCGGGCGCGGACTTTCGCATTGGCCTTGCCGCGCACGATCTGGCCGCAGCATTGGGCGCGCCCGAAGTGGTGTTGAGCTGGGCGCAGCGGGACGAGGGCGGCCCGGTGATCCCCTCGCGCTTCGTGCTACGGGTGCGTGCGATGCTGGGCGACCAGCTGGGGCGCCACCTTGAGAGCGACGCGCTGCGGCTGGCGCGTCTGATCGACGATGCTGCATCGGTGCCCCCGCATCCGCGTCCGGAGCCCAGCCCTTCGGCAGAGCAGCGGCGCGTCGATCTTTCGGTGACCGGACTGGACCGCCTGCGCGGCGATCCCTATCAGTTCTACGCCAGCGCGATCCTGGCCCTGCGCACTCTTGATGGTCTTGATGCTGAGCCGAGCGCGGCCTGGAAGGGCGAAGTTGCGCACCTCATCATGGAACTGTGGCACCGCGCGGGTGAGCCTGAAGGCGGCCTGCACGCCATCGCGCAGGATGTACTGACGCAGCAGAACGCACATCCGCTGATGCGGGTGCTGTGGTGGCCGCGCTTGTCCGCCGCACTGGAGACGTTCGAGCGCAAGATCATCGCGGCCAAGGCTGCCGGGCGCGAAGTGCTTGCGGTGGAGGCATGGGGCGACATGCAGCACCGCGATATCCGCATACATGGCCGAGCCGACCGTCTGGACCGGGCCGAGGACGGCTCTCTTGCCGTGGTGGACTATAAGACCGGGCAGCCGCCGACCGGGCGGCGCGTGGAGGAAGGCTTTGCGCTGCAGCTCGGCCTTGTCGCGCTGATCGCCGAGGCTGGCGGGTTCGAGGGCGTTTCGGGCAAGGCGAATGCCTTTGAATACTGGTCGATGGCGAAGGCCAAGGACGGCAGCATGGGCTATGAATTCGAACCCGTGCTGGAGGGTCGCAAGAAGTCGGGCATCCCGCGTGAGGACTTCCTGCCGGAGACGATGCGCTATCTCGACGATGCGCTGGACAGGTGGATTTTGGGCGATGAAGCCTTCATCGCGCGGCTCAACCCGGAATTGGGCAGCTATGCCGATTACGACCAGTTGATGCGCCTTGACGAGTGGATCACGACGCTGGGCGGCAGCACGGCGCAAGGCGGGGAGAACGCAGCATGA